The sequence GGGGCCCCCTTCGCAGCCCCGGAAGGCAGGTCCTCCTGCAGAGTGTCTGGTACCATGAGGAAGAGGGTGCGGCGGCCCGTCTGGCGACGGCCTACCCCTGGAAAGGGCGGCGATGCGGGAGCACGAGCTAGTGGTCCTGAGGCGGGATAAGGAGGAGTGGGACCTGGAGGCGGGGGACGTGGGGACCGTGGTCCTGGTCTACCCCCACGGGGGTTACATGGTGGAGTTCGTGGACCACGAGGGGAACACCCTGGCCCTCCTGGACCTGGCCGAGGAGGAGGTGGCCCCCCTGAAGGGCCCTGCTCTCCTGCGGGCTAAGG comes from Meiothermus sp. QL-1 and encodes:
- a CDS encoding DUF4926 domain-containing protein — encoded protein: MREHELVVLRRDKEEWDLEAGDVGTVVLVYPHGGYMVEFVDHEGNTLALLDLAEEEVAPLKGPALLRAKGA